A genome region from Acidimicrobiales bacterium includes the following:
- a CDS encoding LCP family protein: MIRRRATAWGLAVVVAVVGTLLPRVVAGATWATFTMVEDSASFVDRPDAPLFVLLVGSDERGGLEGARGDALHLVGINAEAGAGTILNIPRDTMVDIPGRGMAKINDAYRYGGAALQAEVVRRLTGAPVSIVIATTFDGLQRMVDELGGVHVDVPFAMADPNSGAYFQQGPTTMNGAQALAFSRNRHLPSGDLDRTTMQAHLLLSALTDLRGRGTGAADTLRYLSVLLRHVRIDGLGVRELYHLGRTALSLDPARVRNATMPAVAGWYGSASVVYTRPQAAGLFADFRDDAVLQSH, translated from the coding sequence GTGATCCGGCGACGGGCCACCGCCTGGGGGCTGGCGGTCGTCGTCGCCGTGGTCGGCACCCTGCTGCCCCGGGTGGTGGCGGGAGCCACGTGGGCCACGTTCACGATGGTCGAGGACTCGGCCTCCTTCGTCGACCGGCCCGACGCCCCGCTGTTCGTCCTGCTCGTGGGCAGCGACGAGCGGGGCGGGCTCGAGGGGGCGAGGGGCGACGCGCTGCACCTCGTCGGCATCAACGCCGAGGCCGGCGCCGGGACGATCCTCAACATCCCGAGGGACACGATGGTCGACATCCCGGGCCGGGGGATGGCGAAGATCAACGACGCCTACCGCTACGGCGGCGCCGCCCTCCAGGCCGAGGTGGTGCGCCGGCTGACGGGCGCGCCGGTGTCGATCGTGATCGCCACGACCTTCGACGGGCTCCAGCGCATGGTCGACGAGCTGGGCGGCGTCCACGTCGACGTCCCCTTCGCCATGGCCGACCCGAACTCGGGGGCCTACTTCCAGCAGGGGCCGACCACGATGAACGGGGCGCAGGCGCTGGCGTTCAGCCGCAACCGCCACCTGCCGAGCGGCGACCTCGACCGCACGACCATGCAGGCCCACCTGCTGCTCTCGGCGCTGACCGACCTGCGGGGGCGGGGCACGGGCGCGGCCGACACCCTGCGCTACCTGTCCGTGCTGCTCCGCCACGTCCGCATCGACGGGCTCGGCGTGCGGGAGCTGTACCACCTCGGCCGCACGGCGCTGTCGCTCGACCCGGCGAGGGTGCGCAACGCCACGATGCCGGCCGTCGCCGGCTGGTACGGCTCGGCGTCGGTCGTCTACACGAGGCCGCAGGCGGCCGGGCTGTTCGCCGACTTCCGCGACGACGCCGTCCTCCAGTCGCACTGA
- a CDS encoding DUF4328 domain-containing protein, with product MRCPGCANPAGPADRWCVTCGTAIPPPAVDDDRPLPPEWPDGSPADPRWHPLAERAAWARAALVVAATVWAAHTVADVVRLATLAAAEEAPTAAAADRVRDAGTWQDALAVAGLLAAGAALVVAVRWLDTAYRNLPALGARGLRLDPRWATWSWLVPGLQVVRPKAVVDDTWRASSPSLPATPGDGWWSVPVGAVVHAWWAAAVASAVLAVVAVAIRAGEGTTPGELVAEARLEVASDVLAVAAWALSVAVVVAVTRRQEERVAVLTGRAPIAVRAAGGPAARPVAAASRPVAAASGARRPVGRRGAPWWPAPR from the coding sequence GTGCGATGCCCGGGGTGCGCCAACCCGGCCGGCCCGGCCGACCGCTGGTGCGTGACGTGCGGGACGGCCATCCCCCCGCCCGCCGTCGACGACGACCGGCCTCTCCCGCCCGAGTGGCCGGACGGCTCGCCCGCCGACCCCCGGTGGCACCCGCTCGCCGAGCGGGCGGCGTGGGCGCGGGCGGCGCTGGTCGTCGCCGCCACGGTGTGGGCCGCCCACACGGTCGCCGACGTCGTGCGGCTCGCCACCCTGGCCGCCGCCGAGGAGGCGCCGACGGCGGCCGCCGCCGACCGGGTGCGGGACGCCGGCACGTGGCAGGACGCGCTGGCCGTCGCCGGGCTGCTCGCGGCGGGCGCCGCGCTGGTGGTCGCCGTGCGGTGGCTGGACACCGCCTACCGCAACCTGCCCGCCCTCGGGGCGAGGGGGCTGCGCCTCGATCCCAGGTGGGCGACGTGGTCGTGGCTCGTCCCCGGGCTCCAGGTGGTCCGGCCGAAGGCCGTCGTCGACGACACCTGGCGGGCCTCGTCGCCCTCGCTCCCGGCCACCCCGGGCGACGGCTGGTGGTCGGTGCCGGTCGGGGCCGTCGTGCACGCGTGGTGGGCGGCGGCGGTGGCGTCGGCCGTCCTCGCCGTCGTGGCCGTGGCCATCCGGGCCGGCGAGGGGACGACCCCGGGCGAGCTGGTCGCCGAGGCGCGGCTGGAGGTGGCGTCGGACGTGCTCGCCGTCGCCGCCTGGGCGCTGTCGGTCGCCGTCGTCGTGGCCGTCACCCGCCGCCAGGAGGAGCGGGTCGCCGTGCTCACCGGGCGGGCGCCGATCGCCGTCCGGGCCGCGGGCGGGCCGGCGGCGCGGCCGGTCGCCGCCGCCTCGCGCCCGGTCGCCGCCGCCTCCGGCGCCCGCCGGCCGGTGGGCCGCCGGGGCGCGCCGTGGTGGCCGGCGCCCCGCTGA
- a CDS encoding aminotransferase class I/II-fold pyridoxal phosphate-dependent enzyme: MTDRPAHIETTAVQAGRSADETSLAPVLYATTTFRTPTVEDSRRMATRQPGEDRFYSRYGNPTVSAFEEAVAALEGAEAARAYASGMGAITGVVLALCSTGDHVVAQRQLYGGTRHLFEALCPRMGIDVTLVDGTRPGAFAAAVQPGRTVLVYAETPANPRLDLVDLDELGAIEGPFTAVDSTFATPVAQRPIEHGVDLVVHSATKGLSGHNDASLGVVAGSRDLVAALWPFAVLQGANASPYDALNGLRGLRTLPVRVARQSASAQQLAEALEGHPAVAEVRYPGLGSHPQRDLAKRQMDLPGGILAFDAAGGLEAGARFVESLRIAQMAPSLGGPETLVTHPASSTHAQFTDEELAVDGITPGTVRISVGLEHPDDLVADVLQALG, from the coding sequence ATGACCGACCGCCCCGCCCACATCGAGACCACCGCGGTGCAGGCCGGCCGGTCGGCCGACGAGACGTCGCTCGCGCCCGTGCTCTACGCCACCACCACGTTCCGCACGCCGACGGTCGAGGACAGCCGGCGCATGGCGACCCGCCAGCCGGGCGAGGACCGCTTCTACAGCCGGTACGGCAACCCGACGGTCAGCGCCTTCGAGGAGGCGGTCGCCGCGCTGGAGGGCGCGGAGGCGGCCAGGGCCTACGCCTCCGGGATGGGTGCCATCACCGGCGTGGTGCTCGCGCTGTGCTCCACCGGGGACCACGTCGTCGCCCAGCGCCAGCTCTACGGCGGCACCCGCCACCTCTTCGAGGCGCTGTGCCCGCGGATGGGCATCGACGTCACGCTGGTCGACGGCACCCGGCCGGGCGCCTTCGCCGCCGCCGTGCAGCCCGGCCGGACGGTGCTCGTCTACGCCGAGACGCCGGCCAACCCCCGCCTCGACCTCGTCGACCTCGACGAGCTCGGCGCCATCGAGGGGCCGTTCACGGCCGTCGACTCGACCTTCGCCACCCCGGTGGCCCAGCGCCCGATCGAGCACGGCGTCGACCTCGTCGTCCACTCGGCGACCAAGGGCCTGTCCGGCCACAACGACGCCAGCCTCGGGGTCGTGGCCGGCAGTCGCGACCTCGTCGCCGCGCTGTGGCCCTTCGCCGTGCTCCAGGGCGCGAACGCGTCGCCCTACGACGCGCTGAACGGGCTGCGGGGGCTGCGCACCCTGCCCGTGCGGGTCGCCCGCCAGTCGGCCAGCGCGCAGCAGCTGGCCGAGGCGCTGGAGGGCCACCCGGCCGTCGCCGAGGTCCGCTACCCGGGGCTCGGCTCCCACCCGCAGCGGGACCTGGCCAAGCGGCAGATGGACCTGCCGGGCGGGATCCTGGCCTTCGACGCGGCCGGCGGCCTCGAGGCGGGGGCGCGGTTCGTCGAGTCGCTGCGGATCGCCCAGATGGCGCCCTCGCTCGGCGGCCCCGAGACCCTCGTCACCCACCCGGCCTCGTCCACCCACGCCCAGTTCACCGACGAGGAGCTGGCCGTGGACGGGATCACGCCCGGCACCGTCCGCATCTCCGTCGGCCTCGAGCACCCCGACGACCTCGTCGCCGACGTGCTCCAGGCCCTCGGCTGA
- a CDS encoding aldo/keto reductase, which yields METRRIGELEVSVVGLGCNNFGGRIDEERSRAVVHAALDAGVTLFDTADVYGSTRSEEYLGRALGRRRDEAVIATKFGAQLGDDPAHGGGHPRWVRQAADGSLRRLGVDHIDLYQLHRPDPDVPVEDTLGAMHELVVAGKVRVIGHSNFSAEQVDEAAAAAVREAVTPFASAQNHYNLLARAIERDVIPACQRHGLAMLPYFPLASGLLTGKYRRGEEAPDGTRVATMDPSRAERLLSDRHFDVVERLEELATSRERTLLELAMSWLAAQPTVASVIAGATRPEQVRDNVAAVGWHLSDDDLATIDDLSAPALEEG from the coding sequence ATGGAGACGCGCCGGATCGGGGAGCTCGAGGTGTCGGTCGTCGGCCTCGGGTGCAACAACTTCGGGGGCCGCATCGACGAGGAGCGGTCCCGGGCGGTGGTCCACGCCGCCCTCGACGCCGGCGTCACCCTGTTCGACACGGCCGACGTCTACGGGAGCACCCGCAGCGAGGAGTACCTGGGTCGCGCCCTCGGCCGGCGGCGGGACGAGGCCGTGATCGCCACCAAGTTCGGCGCCCAGCTGGGCGACGACCCGGCCCACGGCGGCGGCCACCCCCGGTGGGTCCGCCAGGCCGCCGACGGCAGCCTCCGCCGCCTCGGCGTCGACCACATCGACCTCTACCAGCTGCACCGCCCCGACCCGGACGTCCCCGTCGAGGACACCCTCGGCGCCATGCACGAGCTGGTCGTCGCGGGCAAGGTGCGGGTGATCGGCCACTCCAACTTCTCGGCCGAGCAGGTCGACGAGGCGGCCGCGGCGGCCGTGCGCGAGGCCGTCACGCCGTTCGCCAGCGCGCAGAACCACTACAACCTCCTGGCCAGGGCGATCGAGCGGGACGTGATCCCCGCCTGCCAGCGCCACGGCCTGGCCATGCTGCCGTACTTCCCGCTGGCGAGCGGGCTGCTGACCGGCAAGTACCGGCGGGGCGAGGAGGCGCCCGACGGCACCCGGGTGGCGACCATGGACCCGTCGAGGGCCGAGCGGCTGCTGAGCGACCGCCACTTCGACGTCGTCGAGCGGCTCGAGGAGCTCGCCACGAGCCGGGAGCGCACCCTGCTCGAGCTGGCCATGTCCTGGCTGGCCGCCCAGCCGACGGTGGCGTCGGTGATCGCCGGCGCCACCCGGCCCGAGCAGGTGCGCGACAACGTCGCCGCGGTCGGCTGGCACCTGTCCGACGACGACCTGGCCACCATCGACGACCTCAGCGCGCCCGCGCTCGAGGAGGGCTGA
- a CDS encoding DNA-formamidopyrimidine glycosylase family protein, whose translation MPELPEVEAYRRLAERALHRPVAEVVAPDAWYLKGGLTAEVVASALAGRSFVAARRTGKVLLLDADGEGPVLGLRFGMTGRLLVDGRAGVDQLLYSSLRAEEAWDRFTVRFADGGDLRVRDPRRLGGVTLDPDEGRLGVDALAVRPSELAAVLRDSAAPVKARLLDQARVAGIGNLLADEALWRAGIDPARPARSLSPAELRRLHRHLRATVATLIERGGSHTGDLQAERRPGGRCPRDGEPLVRRTVGGRTTWSCPRHQR comes from the coding sequence GTGCCCGAGCTGCCCGAGGTCGAGGCCTACCGCCGCCTGGCCGAGCGGGCGCTGCACCGGCCGGTCGCCGAGGTCGTCGCCCCCGACGCCTGGTACCTGAAGGGCGGGCTGACCGCGGAGGTCGTCGCCTCGGCGCTGGCCGGCCGGTCGTTCGTCGCCGCCCGCCGCACCGGCAAGGTGCTCCTGCTCGACGCCGACGGCGAGGGGCCCGTCCTCGGCCTGCGGTTCGGGATGACCGGGCGCCTCCTCGTCGACGGCCGGGCCGGCGTCGACCAGCTCCTCTACTCGAGCCTGCGGGCCGAGGAGGCGTGGGACCGGTTCACCGTCCGCTTCGCCGACGGCGGCGACCTGCGGGTCCGCGACCCCCGGCGGCTGGGCGGCGTCACCCTCGACCCCGACGAGGGCCGGCTGGGGGTCGACGCCCTGGCCGTCCGGCCGTCCGAGCTGGCCGCCGTGCTGCGGGACAGCGCCGCGCCGGTGAAGGCCCGCCTGCTCGACCAGGCCAGGGTGGCCGGCATCGGCAACCTGCTGGCCGACGAGGCGCTGTGGCGGGCGGGGATCGACCCGGCGAGGCCGGCCCGGTCGCTGTCGCCGGCCGAGCTGCGGCGTCTCCACCGGCACCTGAGGGCCACCGTCGCCACCCTGATCGAGCGGGGCGGGAGCCACACCGGCGACCTCCAGGCCGAGCGCCGCCCCGGTGGCCGCTGCCCGCGCGACGGCGAGCCGCTCGTGCGCCGCACGGTGGGCGGCCGGACGACGTGGTCGTGCCCGCGGCACCAGCGATGA